In Megalopta genalis isolate 19385.01 chromosome 16, iyMegGena1_principal, whole genome shotgun sequence, the following are encoded in one genomic region:
- the LOC117221222 gene encoding jerky protein homolog-like isoform X1 has protein sequence MTQRNEGTALSMQERSNLLYDRRTNGYTYKQLETKYGVDLRTIQEILKHGSGIHGFPDELELKRQRLLEAEEYERIDIHLYAWYLQKRSISDHITDDQLLDKAALLKDNMLPNLRGEVSRTWYADFKRRHGIHLTGTNEEGHRDAAAEFILDFKRIIERERIGLENVYSMGETGLLWKALPTRAPREEEMKDRITVGLCSNALATHKLMPIVIYKYRNPRALRQDHMLPVIFKSQPNARMDKTLFYDWFENHFKPSVRRYQAEKEARGKVILLVDNSEAHNIDLPRDQDFQIVYAPTVAASVLQPFDHGILEKMKRIFRRKLLQRALRYDEGINRFYTNYTLRNCIDILSYSWLEVTGGDIKNAWYNFVNYDATSVSYSIDLETDWPVMLSAIRGEECTDIHVMQYLLDCETEEKNDDEVEDTSGSQEEAEEEPQDEPQDEPQDEQRGVIYTQPGNKELRALIEGLACFTVTAPLYIKYLVQSLISYILSREDSNEK, from the exons ATGACGCAAAGAAACGAAGGGACGGCGTTGAGCATGCAGGAACGCTCGAATCTGCTGTACGACCGCCGTACCAACGGATACACGTACAAGCAACTCGAGACTAAATACGGCGTGGACCTGAGAACAATCCAAGAGATACTGAAACATGGTAGCGGCATTCACGGCTTTCCAGATGAGCTCGAGCTTAAGCGGCAACGATTGCTGGAGGCGGAGGAATACGAACGCATCGACATACATCTGTACGCGTGGTATCTGCAAAAAAGATCGATCTCCGACCATATAACCGACGATCAGCTGCTCGATAAGGCGGCGCTACTGAAGGACAACATGTTGCCGAACTTGAGGGGCGAAGTAAGTCGTACTTGGTACGCGGACTTCAAGAGACGTCACGGCATACATTTGACGGGCACGAACGAGGAGGGACATCGCGACGCGGCGGCGGAGTTTATACTCGATTTTAAGAGAATAATCGAGAGGGAACGGATCGGTTTGGAGAATGTTTACAGCATGGGCGAGACCGGGCTTCTGTGGAAGGCGCTCCCTACGAGAGCGCCGAGGGAGGAAGAGATGAAAGATCGAATTACAGTCGGCCTCTGTTCGAATGCTTTGGCCACGCACAAGCTcatgcctattgtaatttataagtaCCGAAATCCGAGAGCCTTGAGACAGGATCATATGTTGCCTGTGATATTTAAATCGCAGCCGAACGCGCGCATGGACAAGACATTGTTCTACGATTGGTTCGAGAACCATTTCAAGCCGTCCGTGAGAAGATACCAGGCGGAGAAAGAAGCGCGCGGAAAAGTAATTCTGTTGGTGGACAATTCGGAGGCTCATAACATTGATCTGCCACGCGACCAAGATTTTCAAATTGTCTACGCGCCGACCGTTGCGGCGTCTGTTCTTCAACCGTTCGACCATGGAATCCTGGAGAAAATGAAACGAATTTTCCGTCGCAAGCTGTTGCAACGTGCTTTAAGATATGACGAAGGGATCAACAGATTTTATACTAATTACACGTTGCGCAACTGCATCGACATCTTGTCGTATTCCTGGTTGGAAGTTACTGGGGGCGATATTAAGAATGCATGGTATAATTTTGTTAATTACGATGCCACTTCCGTTTCGTACTCGATAGATCTGGAAACCGATTGGCCGGTCATGCTGAGCGCGATCAGAGGAGAAGAATGCACCGACATTCACGTGATGCAGTATTTGCTGGACTGCGAGACGGAAGAGAAAAACGACGATGAAGTCGAAGACACGAGTGGATCGCAAGAAGAGGCAGAAGAAGAGCCGCAAGATGAGCCGCAAGATGAGCCGCAAGATGAACAGCGAGGTGTAATTTATACTCAACCGGGGAACAAGGAGTTACGTGCTCTCATCGAGGGATTGGCATGTTTTACCGTAACTGCGcctctttatattaaatatctcGTGCAGTCGTTAATATCGTATATCTTGAGCAGGGAGGACTCGAATGA GAAATAG
- the LOC117221222 gene encoding jerky protein homolog-like isoform X2, with translation MTQRNEGTALSMQERSNLLYDRRTNGYTYKQLETKYGVDLRTIQEILKHGSGIHGFPDELELKRQRLLEAEEYERIDIHLYAWYLQKRSISDHITDDQLLDKAALLKDNMLPNLRGEVSRTWYADFKRRHGIHLTGTNEEGHRDAAAEFILDFKRIIERERIGLENVYSMGETGLLWKALPTRAPREEEMKDRITVGLCSNALATHKLMPIVIYKYRNPRALRQDHMLPVIFKSQPNARMDKTLFYDWFENHFKPSVRRYQAEKEARGKVILLVDNSEAHNIDLPRDQDFQIVYAPTVAASVLQPFDHGILEKMKRIFRRKLLQRALRYDEGINRFYTNYTLRNCIDILSYSWLEVTGGDIKNAWYNFVNYDATSVSYSIDLETDWPVMLSAIRGEECTDIHVMQYLLDCETEEKNDDEVEDTSGSQEEAEEEPQDEPQDEPQDEQRGVIYTQPGNKELRALIEGLACFTVTAPLYIKYLVQSLISYILSREDSNE, from the coding sequence ATGACGCAAAGAAACGAAGGGACGGCGTTGAGCATGCAGGAACGCTCGAATCTGCTGTACGACCGCCGTACCAACGGATACACGTACAAGCAACTCGAGACTAAATACGGCGTGGACCTGAGAACAATCCAAGAGATACTGAAACATGGTAGCGGCATTCACGGCTTTCCAGATGAGCTCGAGCTTAAGCGGCAACGATTGCTGGAGGCGGAGGAATACGAACGCATCGACATACATCTGTACGCGTGGTATCTGCAAAAAAGATCGATCTCCGACCATATAACCGACGATCAGCTGCTCGATAAGGCGGCGCTACTGAAGGACAACATGTTGCCGAACTTGAGGGGCGAAGTAAGTCGTACTTGGTACGCGGACTTCAAGAGACGTCACGGCATACATTTGACGGGCACGAACGAGGAGGGACATCGCGACGCGGCGGCGGAGTTTATACTCGATTTTAAGAGAATAATCGAGAGGGAACGGATCGGTTTGGAGAATGTTTACAGCATGGGCGAGACCGGGCTTCTGTGGAAGGCGCTCCCTACGAGAGCGCCGAGGGAGGAAGAGATGAAAGATCGAATTACAGTCGGCCTCTGTTCGAATGCTTTGGCCACGCACAAGCTcatgcctattgtaatttataagtaCCGAAATCCGAGAGCCTTGAGACAGGATCATATGTTGCCTGTGATATTTAAATCGCAGCCGAACGCGCGCATGGACAAGACATTGTTCTACGATTGGTTCGAGAACCATTTCAAGCCGTCCGTGAGAAGATACCAGGCGGAGAAAGAAGCGCGCGGAAAAGTAATTCTGTTGGTGGACAATTCGGAGGCTCATAACATTGATCTGCCACGCGACCAAGATTTTCAAATTGTCTACGCGCCGACCGTTGCGGCGTCTGTTCTTCAACCGTTCGACCATGGAATCCTGGAGAAAATGAAACGAATTTTCCGTCGCAAGCTGTTGCAACGTGCTTTAAGATATGACGAAGGGATCAACAGATTTTATACTAATTACACGTTGCGCAACTGCATCGACATCTTGTCGTATTCCTGGTTGGAAGTTACTGGGGGCGATATTAAGAATGCATGGTATAATTTTGTTAATTACGATGCCACTTCCGTTTCGTACTCGATAGATCTGGAAACCGATTGGCCGGTCATGCTGAGCGCGATCAGAGGAGAAGAATGCACCGACATTCACGTGATGCAGTATTTGCTGGACTGCGAGACGGAAGAGAAAAACGACGATGAAGTCGAAGACACGAGTGGATCGCAAGAAGAGGCAGAAGAAGAGCCGCAAGATGAGCCGCAAGATGAGCCGCAAGATGAACAGCGAGGTGTAATTTATACTCAACCGGGGAACAAGGAGTTACGTGCTCTCATCGAGGGATTGGCATGTTTTACCGTAACTGCGcctctttatattaaatatctcGTGCAGTCGTTAATATCGTATATCTTGAGCAGGGAGGACTCGAATGAGTAA